In Paenibacillus ihbetae, the following are encoded in one genomic region:
- a CDS encoding response regulator, with translation MRILLIDDHALFAKSLEIALEGAPEIERLWTLADVKRAAWEIRENRPDLVLVDVNLSNISDEDGLMLAKRIVQDIPGTAVVILTGYDLPVYRFEAQKIGAKGFINKNIEPDKLLTILQQIHVGHSYFPSSGDGIEYIEELTDSERTILQWLSDGYKRKEIADRLHISERTVSNHLQHIFDKLDVTSSLEAVSKGTKLGYVKPGYK, from the coding sequence ATGCGCATTTTATTGATCGATGATCATGCGTTGTTTGCGAAAAGCCTGGAGATTGCTCTGGAAGGGGCTCCGGAGATCGAGCGGCTCTGGACGCTGGCTGACGTGAAGCGGGCGGCTTGGGAAATCCGCGAAAATCGGCCCGATCTCGTCCTGGTCGATGTCAATCTGAGCAATATCAGCGATGAAGATGGCCTGATGCTGGCCAAGCGGATCGTGCAGGATATTCCCGGAACCGCCGTCGTAATCTTGACCGGTTACGATTTGCCAGTATACCGATTTGAAGCGCAAAAGATTGGAGCCAAAGGGTTCATCAATAAAAATATTGAGCCGGACAAATTGCTGACCATTTTGCAGCAAATCCACGTCGGCCACTCCTACTTCCCTTCCAGCGGGGATGGCATCGAATATATCGAAGAGCTGACAGATAGTGAGCGGACTATTCTCCAGTGGCTAAGCGATGGATACAAGCGGAAAGAGATCGCAGACAGGCTGCATATCAGCGAACGAACCGTATCCAACCACCTGCAGCATATCTTCGACAAGCTGGATGTCACGTCATCCCTGGAAGCAGTTTCTAAAGGGACGAAGCTCGGGTATGTCAAGCCGGGCTATAAGTGA
- a CDS encoding LysE family translocator, with product MLDFPTLTTYILVVLGLFLIPGPAVLLTITRTVQNGRKGGIMAGLGIATGDFLHTLFATVGLSAILMTSALAFNVVKFAGAAYLLYLGIRAILSKPSEPQMPKVESAGSLKSYASATVAELLNPKTALFFLAFLPQFIHHERGEAVGQFLVLGLIFVILSILYTTAIVLSVSSLGKMVKRSPWIRCLSRWSGKFVGAIYIGLGLKVAFQRQ from the coding sequence ATGCTCGATTTTCCGACGTTAACGACTTACATCCTCGTTGTTCTCGGACTGTTTTTGATCCCGGGACCCGCCGTTCTGCTCACCATTACCCGCACCGTTCAGAACGGGAGAAAAGGAGGCATTATGGCTGGACTCGGGATCGCTACCGGGGATTTCCTTCATACCTTATTTGCAACGGTAGGTCTTTCCGCAATATTGATGACTTCTGCACTTGCCTTCAATGTTGTTAAATTTGCAGGCGCAGCCTACTTGCTATACCTAGGGATTCGCGCAATCCTAAGCAAGCCCTCCGAACCGCAAATGCCCAAGGTTGAATCGGCAGGCTCCCTGAAATCCTATGCTTCGGCAACAGTCGCAGAGCTTCTCAATCCAAAGACGGCATTATTCTTTCTGGCATTCCTGCCTCAATTTATTCATCACGAACGCGGTGAAGCGGTCGGGCAGTTCTTAGTCCTGGGATTGATCTTTGTGATTTTAAGCATCTTGTATACAACCGCGATTGTATTAAGCGTCTCTTCGCTTGGAAAAATGGTTAAACGGTCGCCATGGATCAGATGCCTAAGCCGGTGGAGCGGCAAATTCGTTGGAGCGATCTACATTGGACTGGGCCTAAAGGTAGCATTCCAAAGACAGTAA
- a CDS encoding WD40/YVTN/BNR-like repeat-containing protein, with protein sequence MANVRKRFGTWLLLAVLLSVTAGCEAPDSGSSVVAPAPVSLAQTHDGKRGDSGESASGGKSSNTDQAEGNPSGTAGQGSSSTADGKSRGEVDLTDVTAMWLINHQAGWIGGDGWIAFSDDGGTDWEVQAYPEETVRQIFALNANHVWAVMENNDLYQSTDGGQIWNKIGRTPNGGFLHFVSPDTGFSGSARTEDGGKTWGEFEGPDTTRKPEDLREPLIGWRNPKHQQDLYRHGDWL encoded by the coding sequence ATGGCAAACGTACGAAAGCGGTTCGGTACATGGTTGTTGCTGGCCGTCTTGCTGTCCGTAACGGCCGGCTGTGAAGCGCCGGATTCGGGGAGCAGCGTTGTCGCTCCGGCTCCCGTATCGCTTGCGCAGACCCATGACGGAAAGCGCGGCGATTCGGGCGAATCGGCATCCGGCGGGAAATCCTCGAATACGGATCAGGCCGAGGGGAATCCATCCGGCACTGCCGGTCAGGGGTCAAGCAGCACAGCAGATGGAAAAAGCAGGGGAGAAGTGGATCTTACGGATGTTACGGCCATGTGGCTTATCAATCACCAGGCAGGGTGGATTGGGGGAGACGGATGGATTGCCTTCAGTGATGACGGCGGAACCGACTGGGAAGTGCAGGCTTACCCCGAGGAGACGGTTCGACAAATCTTCGCTTTGAACGCAAACCACGTATGGGCCGTGATGGAGAACAATGATTTATATCAGTCGACGGACGGGGGACAGATCTGGAACAAGATCGGCAGGACGCCGAATGGGGGATTTCTTCATTTCGTATCGCCGGACACGGGGTTCAGCGGATCGGCGAGAACGGAAGACGGCGGGAAAACCTGGGGGGAATTCGAGGGGCCGGACACGACCCGGAAACCGGAAGACTTGCGGGAGCCGTTGATTGGTTGGCGGAACCCGAAGCATCAGCAGGATCTTTACCGTCACGGTGATTGGCTGTAA
- a CDS encoding helix-turn-helix domain-containing protein, which produces MPTPLQQEKHSIEAWSLINRKYLGKGVRVKRFRRPTRCQIRNRVLLAILMANDIKLSQLAEELGVSSRSVSAWVYEGRVPGKQNLEKACSYLGYPRHILFREELLEQSPLICQPSPSRFMKRTLTRSPVSNRILTGLCMVHDLSVSDVSRWIGVHPGTFRKWLHQGTVPSAAFQEKAEQFFRIPKSVLFADCILNKHS; this is translated from the coding sequence ATGCCTACACCATTGCAGCAAGAAAAACACTCCATTGAGGCGTGGTCCCTGATCAATCGTAAATATTTGGGGAAAGGCGTGCGAGTCAAGCGCTTTCGGAGGCCGACCCGCTGCCAAATTCGCAACCGCGTCCTCCTTGCCATTCTGATGGCCAATGATATCAAACTCTCTCAGCTTGCCGAAGAATTGGGAGTTTCATCGCGCAGCGTAAGTGCTTGGGTATACGAGGGACGCGTACCGGGAAAGCAAAATCTGGAGAAAGCCTGCAGTTACCTCGGCTATCCCCGTCATATTTTGTTCCGGGAGGAACTGCTCGAGCAGTCCCCGCTTATCTGTCAGCCTTCACCGTCGCGCTTTATGAAGCGGACGTTGACACGCTCCCCGGTCAGCAACCGGATTCTGACGGGCCTATGCATGGTGCACGATTTATCGGTAAGCGATGTCAGCCGCTGGATCGGCGTGCACCCCGGCACATTCCGCAAATGGCTGCATCAAGGAACCGTTCCGTCGGCAGCATTTCAGGAGAAAGCGGAGCAATTTTTCCGCATACCAAAGTCGGTCCTGTTTGCAGACTGCATCCTGAACAAACATTCGTAA
- a CDS encoding AraC family transcriptional regulator — protein MTKLSEAAYLGRLPDVRMSFQLLGLHARKVDSRWTYPSHEHSMYEIHWMMDGEMNMVVNGQLYKQSVGDLLFIRPGMTHSCTCAGPQGFTYFSVHFSVHDTSFCRELNRCKDIYYPADSALAQGLSSSLSTLYNLATEHLSSPLPASKQMRVHAAVFELLGSLVGQLSQTTSITLSRKESIARQIAEQIEDSVRYIHLHGEIQETERTWIQDIAKSLNLSPSQVNRIFRQVYGRAPRKFLSETLLNEAQRLLKQTDLSIDHIAMMLGYKTNAHFSRQFKRWTGIAPSEFRIHSQQPSAAGPDHPDY, from the coding sequence GTGACCAAGCTTTCCGAAGCCGCATATTTAGGTCGTCTGCCCGATGTTCGCATGTCTTTTCAATTATTGGGGCTGCATGCAAGAAAAGTGGATTCCCGCTGGACTTATCCGTCCCACGAGCATTCCATGTACGAAATTCATTGGATGATGGACGGCGAGATGAATATGGTGGTCAATGGACAGCTGTACAAGCAGTCCGTTGGAGACTTGTTGTTCATTCGCCCCGGCATGACACATTCCTGCACGTGTGCCGGTCCGCAGGGTTTCACTTACTTCTCCGTTCATTTCAGCGTTCACGATACATCCTTTTGCAGAGAACTCAACCGCTGCAAGGACATTTATTATCCGGCAGATTCGGCTTTAGCCCAGGGACTGTCTTCTTCTCTGTCTACACTGTACAATCTGGCCACAGAGCACTTATCCAGCCCGCTGCCGGCCTCCAAACAGATGAGGGTCCATGCCGCCGTATTCGAACTGCTCGGCTCCCTGGTCGGACAGCTGTCTCAGACCACATCCATCACCTTATCCAGAAAAGAATCCATCGCGCGTCAGATCGCCGAGCAAATCGAGGACTCCGTAAGATATATTCATCTTCACGGTGAAATTCAGGAGACCGAGCGAACCTGGATCCAAGACATCGCCAAGTCGCTGAACCTTAGTCCGTCGCAGGTTAATCGGATTTTTCGGCAGGTATACGGCAGAGCACCGCGCAAGTTTCTATCCGAAACCCTCCTGAATGAGGCCCAGCGGTTGTTGAAGCAAACAGACCTAAGCATTGACCATATTGCGATGATGCTGGGGTATAAGACCAATGCGCATTTCAGCCGCCAATTCAAGCGGTGGACCGGCATCGCACCAAGCGAGTTCCGCATCCATTCCCAGCAGCCATCGGCAGCCGGCCCGGATCATCCGGATTATTGA
- a CDS encoding fumarylacetoacetate hydrolase family protein, whose translation MRIIRFLDRKQKRLAAVTDDDRAYRLPQPDFMTLIHQARERGISPVQLVESAFSPANELAGDWTSLHLVTPLDAPEVWAAGVTYQRSREARNYEATDGRLDAETFYDKVYDAERPEIFFKSTAARTIGPNEAVTLRSDSTWQIPEPELGLVLGADGSIVGYIVGNDMSCRDIEGENPLYLPQAKIWRKSCSIGPAIRLAETVQNPYAFSIVCEIYREGRMVVKSEASTSELNRKLDELVSFLAKDNDLFDGTVLLTGTSIVPPNDFTLEPGDRIEITIGGIGTLVNPVLSN comes from the coding sequence ATGCGAATTATTCGGTTTCTAGACAGGAAACAGAAGCGGCTGGCAGCCGTTACGGATGATGATAGAGCCTATCGTCTGCCGCAGCCGGATTTTATGACTTTGATCCATCAAGCCAGGGAGCGCGGGATCTCTCCTGTTCAATTGGTTGAAAGCGCTTTTAGTCCGGCGAATGAGCTGGCTGGTGATTGGACTTCTCTGCACCTTGTCACGCCACTGGACGCGCCGGAAGTATGGGCGGCGGGTGTTACGTATCAACGAAGCCGCGAAGCACGTAATTATGAAGCTACGGATGGAAGACTGGATGCGGAGACATTTTACGATAAAGTCTATGACGCTGAGCGGCCGGAAATCTTTTTCAAATCCACAGCCGCCCGCACCATCGGACCGAACGAGGCCGTCACGCTGCGCAGCGATTCCACATGGCAGATTCCAGAGCCTGAGCTGGGATTGGTGCTTGGCGCAGATGGCAGCATTGTGGGATACATCGTCGGCAATGACATGAGCTGCCGCGATATCGAAGGGGAGAACCCGCTGTACCTGCCGCAAGCAAAAATATGGCGCAAATCCTGCTCCATCGGACCGGCCATCCGGCTTGCGGAAACGGTGCAGAATCCATATGCATTCAGCATCGTCTGCGAGATTTACCGCGAGGGGCGCATGGTGGTTAAGAGCGAGGCCAGTACGAGTGAATTAAACCGAAAGCTGGATGAACTGGTCTCCTTCCTGGCAAAGGACAATGATTTGTTTGACGGTACGGTGCTTTTGACAGGCACAAGCATTGTGCCGCCTAATGATTTTACGCTTGAGCCCGGAGACCGGATTGAAATAACCATTGGTGGAATCGGTACGCTGGTGAACCCTGTTTTATCAAATTAG
- the gucD gene encoding alpha-ketoglutaric semialdehyde dehydrogenase GucD gives MTAFQREQVYRNYINGEWVKAASGESEPSINPANRNEVVGYVPVSGIADLNRAVAAAKAAGRAWRRLTGAERGNVLYKAANVLERRVDEVAEAMTREMGKTLAEAKGETMRGVAILRYYAGEGMRKIGDVIPSTDSEALMFTTRVPLGVVGVIAPWNFPVAIPIWKTAPALIYGNTVVLKPAQETAVTAAKIMECFEEAGIPAGVLNLVCGRGSVIGSALAEHPDVNGITFTGSNEVGKRVGTAALGRGAKYQLEMGGKNPIIIAADADLDLAVEATISGGLKSTGQKCTATSRVIIERKVYEAFKEKLLSQIREIRLGDGMSSESWMGPCANEGQLVTVLNYIQKGQDEGAVLLTGGKRADGPGLEEGFYVQPTVFEGVEPHMSIAREEIFGPVLALIAVDSLEEAIETANDSDFGLSASIYTQNVGAMLSFIRDMDAGLVRINAETAGVELQAPFGGMKMSSSHSREQGQAAIEFFTSIKTVFVKS, from the coding sequence ATGACGGCATTTCAAAGAGAGCAAGTATACAGGAACTATATCAACGGAGAATGGGTGAAGGCTGCGTCCGGAGAATCCGAACCCAGCATCAATCCGGCAAACCGGAATGAGGTAGTCGGTTATGTACCGGTTTCCGGTATAGCGGATCTGAACCGTGCTGTCGCAGCGGCCAAAGCAGCAGGCCGAGCCTGGCGGCGATTAACCGGCGCGGAACGCGGCAATGTTCTGTACAAGGCGGCGAATGTGTTGGAACGCCGGGTCGACGAGGTCGCCGAGGCGATGACGAGGGAAATGGGCAAAACGCTTGCAGAAGCTAAGGGAGAGACGATGCGCGGCGTCGCGATCCTAAGGTATTACGCCGGCGAAGGGATGCGAAAAATCGGTGATGTCATTCCTTCGACGGACAGCGAAGCGCTGATGTTTACGACCCGTGTACCGCTTGGCGTCGTGGGCGTCATTGCCCCATGGAATTTTCCCGTAGCGATTCCGATTTGGAAGACGGCCCCGGCTTTGATATACGGCAATACCGTTGTGTTAAAGCCGGCGCAGGAAACGGCGGTCACGGCAGCCAAAATCATGGAATGCTTTGAGGAGGCGGGAATTCCGGCAGGCGTTCTCAATCTTGTATGCGGCAGAGGTTCGGTGATCGGATCTGCGCTTGCCGAGCATCCGGATGTCAACGGGATAACGTTCACAGGTTCCAACGAAGTCGGAAAACGGGTCGGCACCGCCGCTTTGGGGCGGGGAGCCAAGTATCAGCTTGAAATGGGCGGCAAAAATCCGATCATTATCGCGGCAGATGCGGACCTGGACTTGGCAGTCGAGGCGACCATCAGCGGCGGCTTGAAATCCACCGGCCAAAAATGCACCGCCACCAGCCGGGTCATCATTGAGCGGAAAGTATATGAAGCTTTTAAAGAAAAGCTCCTGTCGCAAATCCGGGAGATCCGGTTGGGGGACGGCATGTCTTCCGAAAGCTGGATGGGACCGTGCGCGAACGAAGGACAGCTCGTAACGGTGCTGAACTATATTCAAAAAGGGCAGGATGAAGGCGCCGTGCTACTGACCGGCGGAAAAAGAGCGGACGGTCCAGGACTTGAAGAGGGATTCTATGTCCAGCCGACCGTATTTGAGGGGGTCGAACCGCATATGTCCATAGCCCGGGAAGAAATCTTCGGCCCTGTGCTTGCATTGATCGCGGTGGATTCCCTGGAGGAAGCCATAGAGACGGCGAATGACAGCGACTTTGGTTTGAGTGCCTCCATCTATACGCAAAATGTCGGCGCTATGCTGTCTTTCATCCGGGATATGGATGCCGGATTGGTCAGGATCAATGCGGAAACGGCCGGCGTAGAGCTGCAGGCTCCGTTCGGCGGAATGAAAATGTCGAGCTCGCATTCCAGGGAACAGGGGCAAGCGGCCATCGAGTTTTTCACTTCCATCAAAACGGTTTTCGTTAAGTCTTAG